One window of Papaver somniferum cultivar HN1 chromosome 9, ASM357369v1, whole genome shotgun sequence genomic DNA carries:
- the LOC113313994 gene encoding NDR1/HIN1-like protein 13, with the protein YVIQIPKDQIYRIPPPENARRYEKLSRKNTRRNPCCCCFCWILSIIALLILLTVIASVAFYFIYKPKPPNYSVENMSIKGFNFEGVSSSQSDLTFSPEFDVTVRAQNPNSRIGIYYEKGSNVSVSHTDTNLCSGVLPDFYQPRNNVTVFETVLKSPSLKLSQVVRDALYDQQKKGQIPLGVDIKVPARVKVGSIRTWKFTIRVHCDVIVDKLAVDSKIVSKKCSVDPKIWMN; encoded by the coding sequence TATGTTATTCAAATCCCTAAAGATCAAATCTACAGAATCCCACCACCGGAAAACGCTCGTCGTTACGAAAAACTTTCAAGGAAGAATACTCGTCGAAatccatgttgttgttgtttctgttgGATTCTCAGTATAATTGCTCTTTTGATTCTTCTCACAGTTATTGCTTCTGTTGCATTTTACTTCATCTACAAGCCGAAACCACCAAATTATTCTGTCGAGAATATGTCTATCAAAGGATTCAATTTCGAAGGAGTTTCTTCTTCACAATCAGATCTAACATTTTCTCCTGAATTTGATGTTACTGTCAGAGCACAAAACCCTAATAGCAGAATTGGGATATATTATGAAAAAGGGAGTAATGTTTCTGTGTCTCACACTGATACTAATCTCTGTTCAGGAGTATTGCCTGATTTCTATCAACCTAGAAATAATGTCACGGTTTTTGAGACGGTGTTAAAGAGTCCAAGCTTGAAGCTATCCCAAGTTGTTCGCGATGCTCTGTATGATCAACAGAAAAAAGGGCAAATTCCACTTGGGGTTGATATTAAAGTACCTGCTAGAGTGAAGGTTGGATCTATTAGAACTTGGAAATTTACCATTAGGGTTCATTGTGATGTTATTGTTGATAAATTAGCCGTGGATTCTAAAATTGTTTCAAAGAAGTGTTCTGTTGATCCTAAGATTTGGATGAATTAG